In Pristiophorus japonicus isolate sPriJap1 chromosome 2, sPriJap1.hap1, whole genome shotgun sequence, one genomic interval encodes:
- the LOC139229531 gene encoding uncharacterized protein, translating into MDQYEVGTQGRLSMDQYVVGTQGRLSMDQYKVGTQGRLNMDQYEVGTQGRLSMNQYEVGTQGRLSMDQYEVGTQGRLSMDQYEVGTQGRLSMDQYEVGTQGRLSMDQYEVGTQGRLSMDQYEVGTQGRLSMDQYEVGTQGRLSMDQYEVGTQGRLSMDQYEVGTQGRYGMGQQRGREAEANSEVGTQGRSFLPQYKTSNGFCTKPGELA; encoded by the exons ATGGACCAgtacgaggtcgggacccagggaaggctcAGCATGGACCAGTAcgtggtcgggacccagggaaggctcAGCATGGACCAgtacaaggtcgggacccagggaaggctcAACATGGACCAgtacgaggtcgggacccagggaaggctcAGCATGAACCAgtatgaggtcgggacccagggaaggctcAGCATGGACCAgtacgaggtcgggacccagggaaggctcAGCATGGACCAgtacgaggtcgggacccagggaaggctcAGCATGGACCAgtacgaggtcgggacccagggaaggctcAGCATGGACCAgtatgaggtcgggacccagggaaggctcAGCATGGACCAgtacgaggtcgggacccagggaaggctcAGCATGGACCAgtatgaggtcgggacccagggaaggctcAGCATGGACCAgtacgaggtcgggacccagggaaggctcAGCATGGACCAGTACGAGGTCGGGACACAGGGAAGGTACGgcatgggccagcagcgaggtcgggaggccgaggccaacagcgaggtcgggacccagggaag ATCCTTTCTTCCACAGTACAAGACTTCTAAtggcttttgcaccaaaccaggagAGTTGGCTTAA